GCTACTGGTGTTGAAACTATTGATGTAGCAGGTGGTGGTGGAACGAGTTTTACACAAATTGAGAATGCTCGAAGAAAAAAACGCGAATTTAGTTATTTAGATAACTTTGGTCAATCGACTGTAGAATCTTTATTAGAGTCCAATGAAATCACACAGGATTTTAACTTGATTGCTTCTGGAGGGATACGGAATGCCTTTGATATTTTCAAATCACTTTGTTTGGGAGCTAAAATGGTAGGAATCTCTGGAACGCTTTTGAATTATCTTCTAACCAAGGGAGATGAGGCAACGATTGAGCTAATTAAACAGTGGAAGAATGAACTACAAACTCTTTATACAATGTGTGGAGCAAGAAAAACCGCAGATTTAACATCGGTCCCTCTTATTTTATCGGGAAATCCTAAGAATTGGTGCCAAGCACGAAACATTGACGAAAAACAATATAGTATGCGTAAACCTGTATGATCTTAACAGCTAATATGGATCATACAGGTTTTTTTAAATAAAAAAAGACTAGCGTAATACTAGTCTTGAGAACACAATATCATAATATGAAATTATTCTTGTGATTGGTCTTTATCTTCTTGTTCTTCTTGCGAATTATTCTCCGCATTCATTTCTTCAGAAGAATGATCTGGTGCATTGTCAGTAGGTGGTACTGTACTTTGCGCATTTTCTCCTGTATCAGCAGATTTTACTGTACGGATAGAGGCGCGATCAAATTCAAGATAGATTCCTTCACAATCAAGCGTCACTGTTTTTTTCTCATCATCAATCTCTGAGACCACTCCGTGTAACCCGCCGATTGTTACCACCTGGTTGCCTGGACGCATACTATCTAAAACTTCTTGACGTTTTCTTTGCTGTTTCTTTTGAGAACGTTGCATAAAATACATCAAAATGATAATAGGCACCAGCATTATAAGTATTTCCATTAATTTTTCACCTCAGCTTTTATCGTTTCACTCTATACTTTATCAGAAGCAAGAATATTTCACTAGTATTTTTCCATAAAGTTAGAAATTTTTTGCATTTTCTTCATTAAACCCATATTCTTCAAAAAATTGTTCCCGAAATTCAAGCAACTGATCTTCTTTAATTGCTTGACGAACTTGTGCCATCAAATGTAGCAAGAAGTAAAGGTTATGATAAGTTGTCAAACGGATACCAAAAGTCTCGTTACTTTTTAGTAAATGCCGTACATAAGCACGGGTGTAATTACGACAAGTATAACAATCACAATTTTCATCAATTGGATGAAAATCACGAGCATATTTGGCGTTTTTTACCACCAGCCGTCCTCTGGAAGTCATACAAGTCCCATTACGTGCAATCCTTGTAGGTAGTACACAATCAAACATATCGATACCACGGATTGCCCCGTCAATTAAAGAATCTGCAGCACCAACTCCCATCAAATAGCGCGGTTTATTTTCAGGAATCAAAGGCGTTGTAAATTCTAGCATCTTGTTCATCTCTTCTTTAGGTTCGCCAACCGAAAGACCACCGATTGAATAACCAGGAAAATCTAAACTCACTAGATCTTTAGCACTTTGTTTACGTAAATCTTTATAACCTGCACCTTGGACA
This region of Tetragenococcus osmophilus genomic DNA includes:
- the yajC gene encoding preprotein translocase subunit YajC, with product MEILIMLVPIIILMYFMQRSQKKQQRKRQEVLDSMRPGNQVVTIGGLHGVVSEIDDEKKTVTLDCEGIYLEFDRASIRTVKSADTGENAQSTVPPTDNAPDHSSEEMNAENNSQEEQEDKDQSQE
- the tgt gene encoding tRNA guanosine(34) transglycosylase Tgt yields the protein MTQPAIQYRLIKKEKHTGARLGELITPHGTFPTPMFMPVGTLATVKTMSPEELKEMGAGVILSNTYHLWLRPGEDIVAQAGGLHKFMNWDQPILTDSGGFQVFSLADMRNIEEAGVHFRNHIDGSKMFLSPEKAIDIQNKLGSDIMMSLDECPPYNESYDYVKKSIERTTRWAQRGLEAHANPGQQGLFGIVQGAGYKDLRKQSAKDLVSLDFPGYSIGGLSVGEPKEEMNKMLEFTTPLIPENKPRYLMGVGAADSLIDGAIRGIDMFDCVLPTRIARNGTCMTSRGRLVVKNAKYARDFHPIDENCDCYTCRNYTRAYVRHLLKSNETFGIRLTTYHNLYFLLHLMAQVRQAIKEDQLLEFREQFFEEYGFNEENAKNF